In the Pseudomonas orientalis genome, one interval contains:
- a CDS encoding DUF2897 family protein: MPWYAWLIMVVAIGSIVGGLMMLRDSANKVELTDDQRKRVAERNAQADAKDAQDR, encoded by the coding sequence ATGCCGTGGTATGCGTGGTTGATTATGGTAGTTGCGATCGGATCGATCGTCGGTGGGTTGATGATGCTGCGCGACAGCGCCAACAAAGTGGAACTCACCGACGACCAACGCAAGCGCGTGGCCGAACGCAATGCGCAGGCGGATGCCAAGGATGCGCAGGATCGCTGA
- the eat gene encoding ethanolamine permease, with the protein MNTQLNPTLGTLHLWGIAVGLVISGEYFGWSYGWGVAGTLGFLVTSLMVAAMYTCFIFSFTELTTAIPHAGGPFAYSRRAFGEKGGLIAGLATLIEFVFAPPAIALAIGAYLNVQFPALDPKHAAVGAYIVFMGLNILGVKLAATFELVVCVLAVAELLVFMGVVAPAFSFSNFALNGWAGSDTFGAPAIAGMFAAIPFAIWFFLAIEGAAMAAEEAKDPKRTIPKAYISGILTLVILAMGVMFFAGGVGDWRTLSNINDPLPQAMKTVVGESSGWLHMLVWIGLFGLVASFHGIILGYSRQFFALARAGYLPPFLAKLSRFQTPHRAIIAGGVVGIAAIYSDGLINLGGMTLTAAMITMAVFGAIVMYIMSMLSLFKLRKTEPLLERTFRAPGYPVVPGIALVLAVVCLVAMAWFNTLIGLIFLGFMAAGFIYFQLTAQDRADAPADAMLTGL; encoded by the coding sequence ATGAACACACAACTCAACCCCACCTTGGGCACCCTCCATCTATGGGGTATCGCCGTCGGGCTGGTGATTTCCGGCGAATACTTCGGCTGGAGCTACGGCTGGGGCGTAGCCGGCACACTGGGCTTTCTGGTGACCTCATTGATGGTCGCCGCGATGTACACCTGCTTCATCTTCAGCTTCACCGAACTGACCACCGCGATTCCCCACGCTGGCGGCCCCTTTGCCTACAGCCGCCGCGCCTTCGGCGAAAAAGGCGGCTTGATTGCCGGCCTGGCAACCCTGATCGAATTCGTCTTCGCGCCGCCCGCCATCGCCCTGGCCATCGGCGCCTACCTCAATGTGCAGTTTCCGGCACTGGACCCGAAACACGCCGCCGTCGGCGCCTACATCGTGTTCATGGGCCTGAACATCCTCGGTGTGAAACTCGCCGCCACCTTCGAACTGGTGGTCTGCGTGCTCGCCGTCGCCGAACTGCTGGTATTCATGGGCGTCGTCGCCCCGGCGTTCAGCTTCAGCAACTTCGCCCTGAACGGCTGGGCCGGCTCCGACACCTTCGGCGCCCCGGCGATTGCCGGCATGTTCGCCGCGATCCCCTTCGCCATCTGGTTCTTCCTCGCCATCGAAGGCGCGGCCATGGCCGCCGAAGAAGCGAAAGATCCCAAGCGCACCATTCCGAAAGCCTACATAAGCGGCATCCTCACCCTGGTGATCCTGGCCATGGGCGTGATGTTCTTCGCGGGCGGCGTGGGCGACTGGCGCACCCTGTCAAACATCAACGACCCGCTGCCCCAGGCGATGAAAACCGTGGTGGGCGAAAGCTCCGGCTGGTTGCACATGCTGGTGTGGATTGGCCTGTTCGGCCTGGTGGCGAGCTTTCACGGCATCATTCTCGGTTACTCGCGACAGTTCTTCGCCCTGGCGCGTGCCGGTTACCTGCCACCTTTCCTGGCCAAGCTGTCGAGATTTCAGACACCCCACCGCGCCATCATCGCCGGTGGCGTGGTCGGCATTGCCGCGATCTACAGCGACGGCCTGATCAACCTGGGCGGCATGACCCTGACCGCCGCGATGATCACCATGGCCGTGTTCGGCGCCATCGTCATGTACATCATGAGCATGCTCAGCCTGTTCAAATTGCGCAAAACCGAACCGCTGCTGGAACGGACTTTCCGCGCACCGGGCTACCCCGTCGTGCCGGGCATCGCGCTAGTACTGGCCGTGGTATGCCTGGTGGCGATGGCCTGGTTCAACACACTGATCGGGCTGATTTTCCTTGGTTTCATGGCCGCAGGTTTCATCTACTTCCAACTCACCGCCCAAGACCGCGCCGATGCGCCGGCGGATGCGATGTTAACCGGGTTATAA
- the kdpF gene encoding K(+)-transporting ATPase subunit F, protein MSVLDGVSLLLAVALFIYLLVALLRADRN, encoded by the coding sequence ATGAGCGTTCTGGACGGGGTGTCACTGCTATTGGCCGTGGCGCTGTTCATTTATCTGCTGGTTGCGCTGTTACGCGCGGATCGGAACTAG
- the kdpA gene encoding potassium-transporting ATPase subunit KdpA: protein MHSYDYWLIIAFFAVVLVPAPFLGRFYYKVMEGQRTWLTPVLGPVEKACYRLSGVDHQQEQSWQKYTLALLAFNLAGFLLLFAILLFQDYLPLNPQKLPGQEWTLAFNTAVSFMTNTNWQNYSGEASLSYLSQMVGLTVQNFVSAATGLAVLVALCRGIGRKSTTTLGNFWVDMTRATLYGLLPLCLVLALFLVWQGVPQTFAHYVEAVTMQGVDQVIPLGPAASQIAIKQLGTNGGGFFGVNSAHPFEDPTAWANLFEVASIILIPVALVFTFGHYVKDLRQSRAILACMLALFLIGGATSLWSEYQPNPTLNNPAVEQTAPLEGKETRFGTTGTVLWSVTTTAASNGSVNGMQDSLNPLSGMVALVNMMVGEVIFGGVGAGLYGMLLNVLIAVFLAGLMIGRTPEYLGKKLQAKEVQLLVVTLLVMPVGVLVLGAIAASLPGPAGAISNPGPHGFSQLLYAYTSASANNGSAFGGFSGNTAFHNLMLGLGMLIGRFGYILPVLALAGSLAMKKTAPIGQNSFPTHGPLFVTLLTVTILLVGGLTFLPTLALGPIAEHLSMGF, encoded by the coding sequence ATGCACAGTTATGACTATTGGCTGATCATCGCTTTCTTCGCCGTGGTACTGGTGCCGGCACCGTTTCTGGGGCGGTTCTATTACAAGGTGATGGAAGGCCAGCGCACATGGCTGACGCCGGTGCTGGGGCCTGTGGAGAAAGCCTGTTACCGCCTTTCGGGCGTGGACCATCAACAGGAGCAAAGCTGGCAGAAATACACGCTGGCGTTGCTCGCGTTCAACCTCGCGGGCTTCTTGCTGCTGTTCGCCATCCTGTTGTTTCAGGACTATCTCCCACTCAATCCGCAGAAATTGCCGGGCCAGGAATGGACGCTGGCGTTCAACACAGCGGTCAGTTTCATGACCAATACCAACTGGCAGAACTACAGCGGCGAAGCCTCCCTGAGCTACCTCAGCCAGATGGTCGGCCTCACCGTGCAGAACTTCGTCAGTGCCGCCACCGGGCTGGCCGTCCTGGTCGCGCTTTGCCGTGGGATCGGTCGCAAATCCACCACGACTTTGGGTAATTTCTGGGTCGACATGACCCGCGCCACCCTCTACGGCTTGCTGCCGCTATGCCTGGTGCTGGCGCTGTTCCTGGTATGGCAGGGTGTGCCGCAGACGTTCGCCCATTACGTTGAAGCCGTGACGATGCAAGGTGTGGATCAAGTCATCCCGCTGGGCCCGGCAGCCAGCCAGATTGCCATCAAGCAACTGGGCACCAATGGTGGCGGCTTCTTTGGGGTGAACTCGGCGCATCCGTTTGAAGACCCGACGGCGTGGGCCAACCTCTTCGAAGTGGCGTCGATCATTCTCATCCCGGTCGCCCTGGTGTTCACCTTCGGCCATTACGTTAAAGACCTGCGTCAGAGCCGCGCGATTCTTGCGTGCATGCTGGCCTTGTTCCTGATTGGCGGCGCGACGTCACTGTGGTCCGAGTACCAGCCCAACCCGACCCTGAACAACCCGGCCGTGGAGCAGACCGCGCCGCTGGAAGGCAAGGAGACGCGCTTCGGCACTACGGGCACCGTGCTGTGGTCGGTGACCACCACTGCGGCGTCCAACGGTTCGGTCAACGGCATGCAGGACAGCCTCAACCCTCTGAGCGGCATGGTGGCGCTGGTCAACATGATGGTCGGCGAAGTGATTTTCGGCGGCGTCGGTGCCGGTCTGTACGGCATGTTGCTCAATGTGTTGATCGCGGTGTTCCTCGCCGGCCTGATGATCGGCCGCACCCCGGAATACCTGGGCAAGAAGCTTCAGGCCAAGGAAGTGCAGTTGCTGGTAGTGACCCTGCTGGTCATGCCGGTGGGTGTGCTCGTGCTGGGTGCCATCGCCGCCAGTCTGCCGGGCCCGGCCGGAGCCATCAGTAACCCTGGCCCCCACGGTTTCAGCCAGTTGCTCTACGCCTACACCTCGGCCAGTGCCAACAACGGTTCGGCGTTTGGTGGTTTCAGCGGCAACACCGCGTTTCACAACCTGATGCTCGGGCTCGGCATGTTGATCGGCCGTTTCGGTTACATCCTCCCGGTACTGGCCCTGGCCGGTAGCCTGGCGATGAAGAAGACCGCGCCGATTGGCCAGAACAGCTTCCCGACCCACGGCCCGTTGTTCGTGACGCTGTTGACCGTGACCATTTTGCTGGTGGGTGGCCTGACGTTTCTGCCGACACTGGCGCTGGGTCCGATTGCTGAACACCTGAGCATGGGCTTCTAA